Proteins from a single region of Palaemon carinicauda isolate YSFRI2023 chromosome 1, ASM3689809v2, whole genome shotgun sequence:
- the LOC137649829 gene encoding uncharacterized protein produces the protein MVLDETEQGREVSEAGGVWFKIPILSPSPSSSSISSFQGFTGKHVAGVRPCPVVPKIKQIKKTLPKTPKSSKLPKPAKSLSTRISKDSAVATSSYHGSRARSGSRAKTPEVPFDPAAFLSQLMEQMGSIVQSQIGSLVGTLSQRLQNQENLMENLMRSGLPQQQQYVIPNASKLPEFVKSNPWRLALHAPFKDGMLTIEGCGTRPVEDFEFYPPGLQFPFPGFARLTEEALVRLDKVPKETVIYPKEQAQSAWVQTLNEWECVNTMLTPHKSSYTMFVVEGQTPTPFTTKMMDLALQAVNEDKPLPQLRETDLTSLLFPGDHDCWTDAPATFTAGKLNADCASTQFSERLPRLPDSLIRLEFDARMRLSRSINSATMAEMSSLVYEEEPLFKILTKSLLQTLLSDAYDFILARRRCWKHVLSEASIRHEPNKLIKAPIWGPDLFPEDMVNNVLSEAARVNQSLKVRLGLIPKRKFEPSSSQTRGRNRPRTFQSFQGQQTQQVVQTIPVPQGGHPSTSKAQPQQQYVWVPQSQVVSTSFVPSPAFNPTYETQGVFHGYNKHARGSRARGAFRNRGSGRAYSRGRGFRGSWGGKSTANH, from the coding sequence ATGGTTCTGGATGAAACAGAACAAGGCagggaggtaagtgaggcaggAGGTGTATGGTTTAAGATACCCATTCTTAGCCCGtcaccatcttcttcttctatATCTTCTTTCCAAGGGTTTACTGGGAAGCACGTGGCTGGGGTCAGGCCATGCCCAGTAGTCCCAaaaatcaaacaaattaaaaagacCTTACCTAAGACTCCTAAGTCTTCCAAGCTGCCAAAACCAGCTAAGTCTTTATCCACTAGGATATCGAAGGACTCAGCTGTAGCTACTTCCTCCTACCATGGGTCGAGAGCGAGGAGCGGCTCGAGAGCTAAGACCCCGGAAGTACCCTTTGATCCGGCGGCTTTTTTGAGCCAGTTAATGGAGCAGATGGGCAGCATAGTGCAGTCTCAAATTGGTTCCCTAGTTGGCACCCTCTCACAGAGACTACAAAACCAGGAGAACCTCATGGAGAATCTCATGCGTTCCGGACTGCCTCAACAGCAGCAATATGTCATCCCGAACGCCTCTAAACTCCCGGAATTCGTAAAAAGCAATCCCTGGCGACTGGCTTTACATGCCCCCTTTAAGGATGGCATGCTAACCATCGAAGGATGTGGCACTCGGCCggtagaggattttgaattctacccgccagGTCTTCAGTTCCCCTTCCCCGGATTTGCGCGCTTGACAGAGGAAGCGCTGGTAAGGTTAGATAAAGTTCCTAAGGAAACTGTTATCTATCCTAAAGAACAAGCACAGTCCGCCTGGGTCCAGACTTTAaatgagtgggagtgtgttaacaccatGTTAACACCCCATAAGAGCTCATACACGATGTTCGTAGTAGAGGGGCAAACTCCAACGCCTTTCACCACGAAGATGATGGACCTTGCTTTACAAGCTGTAAACGAAGACAAACCGTTGCCGCAGTTACGTGAAACGGATCTGACTTCCCTCCTGTTTCCGGgagatcacgattgctggactgaCGCCCCAGCAACGTTTACGGCAGGAAAATTGAACGCTGACTGTGCGTCTACGCAATTCAGTGAGCGGCTACCCAGACTTCCGGATTCCCTAATAAGACTCGAGTTTGATGCCCGCATGAGGCTGAGTAGGTCCATCAACTCAGCCACAATGGCAGAAATGTCTTCCTTGGTTTATGAAGAGGAACCACTATTCAAGATCCTGACGAAGTCGTTGCTTCAGACGTTGCTTTCTGACGCATATGATTTTATTCTAGCCAGACGTAGATGTTGGAAACACGTCTTGTCCGAAgcctctatcagacatgagcctaacaagctcatcaaAGCCCCTATCTGGGGTCctgacctgttcccggaggacatggttaaTAACGTCCTTAGCGAAGCTGCAAGGGTtaaccagagcctcaaggttcgattgGGACTGATACCCAAACGTAAATTTGAGCCATCCAGCAGCCAAACTAGAGGCAGGAATAGACCGAGGACTTTTCAGTCATTTCAGGGTCAGCAGACCCAACAAGTGGTCCAAACGATCCCGGTACCACAAGGGGGTCATCCTTCAACATCGAAGGCACAACCTCAACAGCAATACGTGTGGGTCCCTCAATCACAAGTAGTGTCTACCTCCTTTGTGCCTTCCCCAGCCTTTAATCCTACCTATGAAACACAAGGCGTGTTCCATGGGTACAATAAACATGCCAGAGGTAGTAGGGCAAGAGGAGCCTTTCGCAACAGAGGCAGCGGAAGAGCCTACTCTAGAGGCAGAGGATTCCGTGGATCCTGGGGAGGTAAATCCACTGCAAACCATTGA